One genomic window of Microbacterium testaceum StLB037 includes the following:
- the purF gene encoding amidophosphoribosyltransferase, whose amino-acid sequence MCGIVGMAGQGPVNQEIYDALLLLQHRGQDSTGMATAESSGVFHIHKARGQVREAFRTRDMRALLGDIGLGHVRYATKGTASNEEEAQPFYVNAPYGIVLVHNGNLTNTRELTTELFHKDRRHLNTSSDTELLVNILGSELQSEITGPDLDPAQVFRAVGRVHERVEGSYASIALIAGYGLLAFRDPFGIRPLILGKRPAPEVPGRESRDEYIVASESLVLENAGFEVVRDVEPGEAVFISLDGTLHAQQCAKSTMLAPCSFEYVYLARPDSVMNGVSVYETRLRMGERLADTVAKYTPAGSIDVVMPIPDSARPAAMQVARKLGIEYREGFYKNRYVGRTFIMPGQAVRKKSVRQKLNAMSTEFQGKNVLLVDDSIVRGTTSREIIQMARDAGAKSVTFASAAPPVRYPHVYGINMPSRHELVAHGRTIPEIAEELGCDYLVYQEVDDLKAAIMEGTDLVDLDMSCFDGRYVTGTVSEEYLAWVEGSQES is encoded by the coding sequence ATGTGCGGCATCGTCGGCATGGCCGGGCAGGGCCCGGTCAACCAGGAGATCTACGACGCGCTCCTCCTTCTCCAGCACCGGGGACAGGACTCCACGGGCATGGCCACGGCCGAGTCGAGCGGCGTGTTCCACATCCACAAGGCCCGCGGGCAGGTGCGCGAGGCGTTCCGCACGCGCGACATGCGCGCCCTCCTCGGCGACATCGGCCTCGGCCACGTCCGCTACGCCACCAAGGGCACCGCGTCGAACGAAGAAGAGGCGCAGCCCTTCTACGTCAACGCGCCGTACGGCATCGTGCTCGTGCACAACGGCAACCTGACCAACACCCGCGAGCTGACGACCGAGCTCTTCCACAAGGACCGCCGGCACCTGAACACCAGCAGCGACACCGAGCTGCTCGTGAACATCCTCGGTTCCGAGCTGCAGTCCGAGATCACCGGCCCCGACCTCGACCCCGCGCAGGTCTTCCGTGCGGTCGGTCGCGTGCACGAGCGCGTCGAAGGGTCGTACGCCTCGATCGCCCTCATCGCCGGCTACGGTCTGCTCGCGTTCCGCGATCCCTTCGGCATCCGTCCCCTCATCCTCGGCAAGCGCCCCGCCCCCGAGGTGCCCGGCCGGGAGTCCCGTGACGAGTACATCGTGGCATCCGAGTCGCTCGTGCTCGAGAACGCCGGCTTCGAGGTCGTCCGCGACGTCGAGCCGGGCGAGGCCGTGTTCATCAGCCTCGACGGCACCCTGCACGCGCAGCAGTGCGCGAAGAGCACGATGCTCGCGCCGTGCTCGTTCGAGTACGTCTACCTCGCGCGCCCGGACTCGGTCATGAACGGCGTCTCGGTCTACGAGACGCGTCTGCGCATGGGCGAGCGCCTCGCCGACACCGTGGCGAAGTACACGCCCGCCGGCTCGATCGACGTCGTGATGCCCATTCCCGATTCGGCGCGTCCCGCCGCGATGCAGGTGGCCCGCAAGCTCGGCATCGAGTACCGCGAGGGCTTCTACAAGAACCGCTACGTCGGCCGGACGTTCATCATGCCCGGGCAGGCGGTGCGCAAGAAGAGCGTGCGCCAGAAGCTCAACGCGATGTCGACCGAGTTCCAGGGCAAGAACGTCCTCCTCGTCGACGACTCGATCGTGCGCGGCACCACGAGCCGCGAGATCATCCAGATGGCTCGGGATGCCGGGGCCAAGAGCGTCACCTTCGCCTCGGCCGCTCCTCCCGTGCGCTACCCGCACGTGTACGGCATCAACATGCCCTCGCGTCACGAGCTCGTCGCCCACGGCCGGACGATCCCCGAGATCGCCGAAGAGCTCGGGTGCGACTACCTCGTGTATCAGGAGGTCGACGACCTCAAGGCCGCCATCATGGAGGGCACCGACCTGGTCGACCTCGACATGAGCTGCTTCGACGGCCGCTACGTCACGGGGACCGTGTCGGAGGAGTATCTCGCCTGGGTCGAGGGCAGCCAGGAGTCTTGA
- the purM gene encoding phosphoribosylformylglycinamidine cyclo-ligase, protein MASAPHENPYSAAGVDTAAGDLAVELMKSAVRRTHGPEVLGGVGGFAGLFDASALRDYAKPLLATSTDGVGTKVAIAQAIDKHDTIGEDLVGMVVDDIVVVGARPLFMTDYIACGKVVPQRIADIVAGIARGCAMTGTALVGGETAEHPGLLGIDDYDVAGAATGVVEADRVLGADRVRGGDVVLALASSGLHSNGYSLVRHIITGAGIAYGSASADLGGTWGEALLEPTRLYTSPLLRLLDDAAVGSGIHSLSHVTGGGIAANLARVLPQNTWVDVDRSTWSPSPVFRVLADIGGLELTATEGTWNLGIGFLAVVSPEIADAATAALTADGIATWQVGVVRDDQRPEGDYEQGAKGVDGGAVRLVGSYADAGAPANGAK, encoded by the coding sequence GTGGCCTCCGCTCCCCACGAAAACCCCTACTCCGCTGCCGGCGTCGACACTGCCGCGGGCGACCTCGCCGTCGAACTGATGAAGTCGGCCGTGCGCCGCACGCACGGGCCCGAAGTGCTCGGTGGCGTGGGCGGCTTCGCCGGCCTCTTCGATGCCTCGGCGCTCCGCGACTACGCCAAGCCGCTGCTCGCGACGAGCACCGACGGCGTCGGCACGAAGGTCGCGATCGCGCAGGCGATCGACAAGCACGACACCATCGGCGAAGACCTCGTCGGCATGGTCGTCGACGACATCGTCGTCGTGGGTGCGCGTCCGCTCTTCATGACCGACTACATCGCGTGCGGAAAGGTCGTGCCGCAGCGCATCGCCGACATCGTTGCGGGCATCGCGCGCGGCTGCGCCATGACGGGCACCGCGCTGGTCGGCGGGGAGACCGCCGAACACCCCGGCCTGCTCGGCATCGACGACTACGACGTCGCGGGAGCGGCGACCGGCGTGGTCGAGGCCGACCGCGTGCTCGGCGCCGATCGCGTGCGCGGCGGAGACGTCGTGCTCGCCCTCGCCTCGAGCGGCCTGCACTCCAACGGCTACTCGCTCGTGCGCCACATCATCACGGGCGCCGGCATCGCGTACGGCTCCGCCTCCGCCGACCTCGGCGGAACGTGGGGCGAGGCTCTCCTCGAGCCCACGCGCCTGTACACCTCGCCGCTGCTGCGCCTGCTCGACGACGCGGCGGTGGGCTCCGGCATCCATTCGCTCAGCCACGTCACGGGCGGCGGCATCGCGGCGAACCTCGCGCGCGTCCTGCCCCAGAACACGTGGGTCGACGTGGACCGCTCGACCTGGAGCCCCTCGCCGGTGTTCCGCGTGCTCGCCGACATCGGCGGCCTCGAGCTGACCGCGACCGAGGGCACCTGGAACCTCGGCATCGGGTTCCTCGCCGTCGTCTCGCCCGAGATCGCGGATGCCGCGACCGCGGCGCTCACGGCCGACGGCATCGCGACGTGGCAGGTCGGTGTCGTCCGCGACGACCAGCGCCCCGAGGGCGACTACGAACAGGGCGCGAAGGGCGTCGACGGAGGCGCCGTGCGTCTCGTCGGCTCGTACGCGGATGCCGGTGCGCCGGCGAACGGAGCGAAGTAA